From Actinomycetota bacterium:
TACATCCAGGCCGTCCAGCCCGAGCCGCTGGTCCGGGCGGCCGCCGACCAGGATGTGGTCGTCCGGCTGGCCAGGCAGGTCGGTGACCATGTCGTGGAGGGCACGCCACTGGCGTGGGCCCGGCTGCCCGAGCGCTCACCGGTCGATATCCAGCTGGTCCGGGCGGCGCTGGACGACGCGTGGTCATCGGGTTCGAGCCGACCATGGTCCAGGACGTCCCCTTCGGGCTGCGTCGGCTCGTCGACATCGGCAACAAGGCCCTGTCGCCGGCAATCAACGACCCCTACACGGCATCCAGGCGGTCCAGCACCTGTCGGTGCTGTTGTGCATGCTGGCCGGCCGGCGGCTCGGCGACCGGCTCTACCACGATGAGCAGGAGGCGCTGCGCGTCGCTGTCCCCCTCCCACAGTTCGCCGACTACCTGCGCCTCGGCACCACCCAGATCCGCCAATCAGGGGCCAAGGAGCCGGCCGTGGCCCGCAGCCTGATCTAGCTGTTGAAGGACGTCGGCGGCCGAGCGGTGAGCGAAGATCGCCGTCGGGCCTGCGCTCGTCATGTCTGGCTGGTGCTGGAGGACGCCAAGCGCGAGACCGCCCAGCCCGCCGATGTCGAGGCAGTGCAGGCCGACGGAGCAGTCGCCCTGGCCGCGCTGGGCACCGACCGCCCTTAACTCGCCGACGATTGAGCCGGCGGGGCGAACACCGCTCGATATACTTCCGGTGGTGTGCCGGGAAGCCTGGTCGGCGGCGTCTGACCTGCAACGCGAGGAGCCGTCCATGCCGGCGAGAGCGCACCGGGTTCTGCGGATCGTCACCCACCGTTGGCCTGCCACCGCGCAGGACAGGACGCTGGGTAAGCTCCCAGCATGCGCCGGTGGCAGGCCTGGGCGCGGTCGTTGTGCCGGCTGCTCCAAGTCGAGCTCGGTTTCGGCGGAGCATGATGGATCACGATGACGAGTGGGGCGCCTCGGCCGAGGAGGAGATCCGGCCGTCGTGGTCGGACAGTGCTCGGCCGGTCCCTCGGCTGGTCCTCCAGCCCCTACAGACGTTCCTGCGGACCGAGCAGGCCGGCGGCATCCTGCTGCTGGCGGCCGCCGTCGCCGCCTTGCTGTGGGCCAACTCCCCGTGGCAAGCCTCCTACGACGCCGTCTGGCACACCCAGCTCACCATCGGAGTCGGTGACTGGTCGCTGGCCGAGGACCTCCAGCACTGGGTCAACGACGCCCTCATGGCCCTGTTCTTCCTGGTGGTCGGCCTGGAGATCAAGCGTGAGCTGCTCACCGGCGAGCTCCGCGAGCCCCGAGTGGCCGCCCTGCCCGCCATTGCCGCCCTCGGTGGGATGGTGGTGCCCGCCCTGCTGTATCTGGCGATTAATTCCAGTGGGGAGCCGGCCCGGGGCTGGGGGATCCCGATGGCCACCGACATCGCCTTCGCCCTGGGGGTGCTGGCCCTGGTCGGCGGCAGGCTGCCGGCGGCGCTCAAGTCGTTCCTGCTCGCGCTGGCTATCGTGGACGACATCGGGGCCATCCTGGTCATCGCCGTCTTCTATTCCGGCAGCATCGAGGTCCTGGCGTTGCTGGCCGCGGTCGGGCTGCTGGGGCTGATCCTGATCCTGCAGCGGCTGCACGTGCGCTGGACGGTGCTGTATGTGCTGCTCGGCGTTGGCGTGTGGTTGGCCGCCTTCCAGTCCGGGGTCCATGCCACCATCGCCGGTGTCGCCCTCGGCCTGGCCACCCCCGCGGTTCCCTTCCAGCGCCCAAAGGCGGTGAGTCTCGAGGCGCACCGAATCGCCGACGACACCGTGGACGAC
This genomic window contains:
- the nhaA gene encoding Na+/H+ antiporter NhaA, which codes for MDHDDEWGASAEEEIRPSWSDSARPVPRLVLQPLQTFLRTEQAGGILLLAAAVAALLWANSPWQASYDAVWHTQLTIGVGDWSLAEDLQHWVNDALMALFFLVVGLEIKRELLTGELREPRVAALPAIAALGGMVVPALLYLAINSSGEPARGWGIPMATDIAFALGVLALVGGRLPAALKSFLLALAIVDDIGAILVIAVFYSGSIEVLALLAAVGLLGLILILQRLHVRWTVLYVLLGVGVWLAAFQSGVHATIAGVALGLATPAVPFQRPKAVSLEAHRIADDTVDDPFPPDADAPQWLHLAGLTREAVSPLARTEHLLHPWTSYVIVPLFALANAGVSITSATLREALTSGVTLGVVVGLVVGKTVGVTAFTWAATRTGITRLPDGVRWSHLVGVAALAGIGFTVSLFITSLAFQTPAVQNAAKVGILAASLLAGLLGALLLARFQRR